From one Chlamydiifrater phoenicopteri genomic stretch:
- a CDS encoding phosphatidylserine decarboxylase, which translates to MDQGHCYVDRESKKRLIEPVYFERTMNAVYGSRIGRWLANVASSYLIFSRFYGWLQRLPITKKKIVPFVRRYEVNAEECTKELSAYRSFDDFFTRKLRPEARPIVQDENIAVAPADGRYLIYKNVSEFGEFVVKSKKFSLENLLGRRKDLVEEYSQGAMVIIRLAPFDYHRFHFPFDCVPSQSQLISGKLHSVHPLAMRDYFVHFCENKRMLTVLDSKMFGKVLYLEIGAMNVGSIHNTFIPGKLYRKGEEKGFFSFGGSSIILLFRPNVITFDEDLVCNSRMGLETFCKVGQSLGFY; encoded by the coding sequence ATGGACCAAGGGCACTGTTACGTTGACAGAGAAAGTAAGAAAAGACTGATAGAACCCGTTTACTTTGAAAGAACTATGAATGCGGTTTATGGGTCTAGGATCGGACGCTGGCTTGCTAATGTAGCTTCTTCGTATTTGATTTTCTCTCGCTTTTATGGGTGGTTGCAGAGACTTCCTATAACAAAAAAAAAGATCGTTCCTTTTGTGCGTCGATATGAGGTAAATGCCGAAGAGTGTACTAAAGAGTTATCCGCATATCGATCCTTTGATGATTTTTTCACCAGGAAGTTGCGACCAGAGGCGAGGCCTATAGTCCAAGATGAAAATATTGCTGTGGCTCCTGCTGATGGGCGGTATTTAATATACAAGAACGTGTCCGAATTTGGAGAGTTTGTAGTTAAAAGTAAAAAATTTTCTTTAGAAAATCTTTTGGGAAGAAGAAAAGATTTAGTAGAAGAATATTCTCAAGGAGCGATGGTTATTATCCGTTTGGCTCCTTTCGATTATCACAGGTTCCACTTTCCTTTTGATTGCGTGCCCTCCCAAAGTCAGCTTATCTCAGGGAAATTGCATTCTGTGCACCCTCTAGCTATGCGGGATTACTTTGTTCATTTTTGTGAGAATAAGAGGATGCTGACAGTTTTGGACAGCAAAATGTTTGGCAAGGTGTTGTACTTAGAAATTGGAGCTATGAATGTAGGAAGTATCCATAACACCTTTATTCCAGGCAAACTGTATCGTAAGGGTGAAGAAAAAGGTTTTTTTTCTTTTGGAGGCTCGTCTATTATCCTGCTGTTTCGGCCAAATGTAATTACATTTGACGAGGATCTGGTGTGTAATTCTCGGATGGGCTTGGAAACTTTTTGTAAGGTAGGGCAATCTTTGGGTTTTTACTAA
- a CDS encoding tetratricopeptide repeat protein, producing the protein MWIMVSWTLVGGLVLALLAKAYSRVVTFRKYAVRAIKEIRFCIGIKDWGVAEQKLLPLLKKRRFRRQYLIDYVRILRETGRFREVDAYLDQIQRFDAKDFRYYLELGYRDYRKGSYKTAAQLFSKIRKENLEEQDVAKYASALVHLGELDLACNLIEPLVSPLSPQETFIALGHIYFASKRYEDAAEFYSRAYSLGYCSSDIIYKFAQASRLISDYEKAKILFRSLLKEAFYRDEALFNIGLCEQKMGRQQQALLIYQSSPLWKRGDALLMRHAAAAAMAVKNYPLSESCWKLALKCPTYSGNPDCCFDYGLSLCRQRKFGEAETMFLKAVALFPEHLGALKALAWLSGIGLATLVAPEEGLAFARKAVGVTRNTETLELLSACEARSGCFDVAYEIQTFLSNSDSSQESRRRRSQILRNLRRKLPLNNQLISEFSELLAA; encoded by the coding sequence ATGTGGATAATGGTGTCGTGGACCTTGGTGGGGGGGCTAGTGCTGGCTTTACTTGCTAAAGCCTATTCCCGCGTCGTTACCTTTCGCAAATACGCTGTCCGAGCAATCAAAGAGATTCGGTTTTGTATCGGAATTAAAGATTGGGGGGTGGCGGAGCAGAAGCTGCTTCCTCTTCTAAAGAAGCGGCGGTTCCGCAGGCAGTACCTTATTGACTATGTTAGAATCCTCCGAGAAACGGGGCGGTTCCGTGAGGTTGATGCGTACTTGGATCAGATTCAGAGGTTTGATGCCAAAGATTTTCGATACTATCTAGAGCTAGGATATAGAGACTATCGTAAAGGTAGTTACAAAACAGCCGCGCAACTTTTTTCAAAGATTCGAAAAGAAAATTTGGAAGAGCAGGACGTTGCTAAGTACGCTTCAGCTCTAGTTCATTTGGGGGAGTTGGATCTCGCCTGTAATTTGATAGAGCCTCTAGTTTCCCCTTTATCTCCTCAAGAAACCTTCATTGCTTTAGGACACATCTATTTTGCCTCTAAACGATACGAGGACGCGGCAGAGTTTTACTCAAGAGCTTATTCTTTGGGGTATTGTTCTTCGGATATTATTTATAAGTTTGCCCAAGCTTCGAGATTGATCTCTGATTATGAAAAAGCCAAGATTCTTTTTAGGTCTCTTTTAAAAGAAGCCTTTTATAGAGATGAGGCCTTGTTCAATATAGGACTCTGTGAGCAAAAAATGGGGAGACAGCAACAGGCTCTTCTCATTTATCAAAGTAGTCCTCTATGGAAAAGGGGTGATGCTTTGTTGATGCGGCATGCGGCAGCAGCAGCAATGGCGGTAAAAAACTATCCACTTTCTGAGAGTTGTTGGAAGTTAGCTCTCAAGTGTCCCACTTATTCTGGTAATCCAGATTGTTGTTTCGATTATGGATTGAGCCTGTGTCGACAAAGAAAGTTTGGCGAAGCAGAGACGATGTTTCTAAAGGCTGTGGCGCTGTTTCCTGAACATTTGGGTGCGCTGAAAGCTTTAGCGTGGTTGTCAGGAATAGGATTAGCAACTTTAGTGGCTCCGGAGGAAGGTCTTGCTTTTGCAAGAAAAGCTGTCGGGGTGACTCGCAATACGGAAACTCTTGAGTTGCTGAGTGCTTGTGAGGCCCGTTCAGGCTGTTTTGATGTGGCTTATGAGATACAAACATTCCTCTCAAATTCTGATTCTTCCCAGGAGTCTCGGCGACGCCGTTCTCAGATTCTGAGAAACCTTCGTAGGAAGCTCCCACTAAATAATCAGCTTATCTCAGAGTTTAGTGAGTTGCTAGCCGCTTGA